In Nymphaea colorata isolate Beijing-Zhang1983 chromosome 5, ASM883128v2, whole genome shotgun sequence, one genomic interval encodes:
- the LOC116254320 gene encoding 26S proteasome non-ATPase regulatory subunit 7 homolog A, whose amino-acid sequence MDVIKTQQISSRPVEKVVVHPLVLLSIVDHYNRVARDTRKRVIGVLLGSSFRGVVDVTNSYAVPFEEDDKDPGIWFLDHNYHESMFGMFKRINAKEHVVGWYSTGPKLRENDLDVHGLFHDYVPNPVLVIIDVQPKELGIPTKAYCAVEEVKENATQKSQKVFVHVPSEIAAHEVEEIGVEHLLRDVKDTTVSTLATEVTSKLTALKGLDARLREIRGYLDLVIDGKLPLNHEILYHLQDVFNLLPNLNVNELIKAFSVKTNDMMLVIYLSSLIRSVIALHNLINNKILNKEHEKAEDAKPMPIPAAAGS is encoded by the exons ATGGATGTGATCAAGACGCAGCAGATATCTTCTCGGCCGGTGGAGAAGGTCGTTGTCCACCCGCTCGTCCTCCTCAGCATCGTCGATCACTACAACAGGGTCGCGAGGGACACAAGGAAGCGAGTCATCGGCGTCCTCCTTGGGAGCTCTTTCAGGGGCGTCGTCGATGTTACCAATAGCTACGCTG TACCTTTTGAAGAAGATGACAAGGATCCCGGCATCTGGTTTCTTGACCACAACTATCACGAGTCAATGTTTGGGATGTTCAAGAGGATAAATG CAAAGGAACATGTTGTGGGTTGGTACAGCACAGGCCCAAAATTGCGTGAAAATGATTTGGATGTGCATGGATTGTTTCATGA TTATGTTCCTAATCCCGTTTTGGTCATCATTGATGTACAACCAAAGGAATTGGGCATACCCACTAAAGCTTATTGTGCAGTTGAAGAGGTGAAAGAG AATGCTACCCAGAAAAGCCAGAAGGTGTTTGTTCATGTGCCATCGGAGATTGCTGCACATGAGGTTGAGGAAATAG GCGTGGAACACCTGCTTAGGGATGTTAAAGATACAACCGTCAGCACCCTCGCCACAGAg GTTACTAGCAAACTGACAGCATTGAAAGGGCTTGATGCTCGACTTCGGGAAATACGTGGTTACCTGGATCTAGTTATTGATGGAAAACTTCCTCTAAATCATGAGATTCTCTACCACTTGCAG GATGTGTTCAACCTGCTTCCCAATTTGAATGTTAATGAGTTGATCAAGGCATTCTCTGTGAAGACAAATGATATGATGCTTGTGATCTACCTCTCATCCCTCATTCGAAGTGTCATTGCATTGCACAACTTGATAAACAACAAG ATACTCAACAAAGAACACGAGAAAGCTGAAGATGCGAAGCCTATGCCAATTCCTGCAGCAGCAGGAAGCTAA
- the LOC116255056 gene encoding WUSCHEL-related homeobox 5-like encodes MEEGLSEFCIRGGGGGGGVKCGRWNPTAEQVKVLTDLFKAGLRTPSAEQIQRISSQLSSYGKIESKNVFYWFQNHKARERQKRRKISDKDDKKKIAAAAAAAAFFREADMSSTIDLLEQDSAVRTLQLFPLKSYEKSDGLDRSPRLLTNGSTKETPPYSLFFEASIFSAATTTNTATAAAATRDPLDLRLSSL; translated from the exons atggaAGAAGGATTATCAGAGTTCTGTATCAggggaggtggaggaggagggggagtaAAGTGTGGGAGGTGGAACCCCACGGCTGAGCAGGTGAAGGTGCTGACTGACCTCTTCAAGGCCGGCCTGCGGACTCCCAGCGCCGAGCAGATACAGAGGATTTCATCTCAGCTCAGCTCCTATGGCAAGATCGAAAGTAAGAACGTCTTCTACTGGTTTCAGAACCACAAGGCCAGGGAGAGGCAGAAGCGCCGGAAGATCTCGGACAAGGACGACAAGAAGAAGatcgccgccgccgctgctgctgctgcat TCTTCAGAGAGGCAGATATGTCGTCGACCATCGACCTTCTGGAGCAGGACTCGGCCGTCAGGACACTGCAACTCTTCCCCTTGAAGTCGTACGAGAAGTCAGACGGGCTGGACCGATCCCCTCGGCTGCTCACCAACGGGTCGACCAAGGAAACCCCGCCATATTCTCTCTTCTTTGAAGCCTCCATCTTTTCTGCCGCCACCACCACTAACaccgccaccgccgctgctgccACAAGAGACCCACTTGATCTACGCCTGAGTTCTTTGTAA